A genome region from Gloeomargarita sp. SRBZ-1_bins_9 includes the following:
- the nifB gene encoding nitrogenase cofactor biosynthesis protein NifB yields the protein MATDAPTHCRCTQNGLADALVERDARLQARIARHPCYSEEAHHHYARMHVAVAPACNIQCHYCNRKYDCANESRPGVVSEVLTPEEALRKVLVIAGKIPQLTVVGIAGPGDPLANPQQTFRTFELLAEHAPDLKLCLSTNGLNLPDYIDRIKALGIDHVTVTINAIDPEIAAQIYPWIRWQRKRIYGKEAVKILLERQKEGLEALQKADILCKVNSVMIPGINDRHLLEVNQFIREKGAFIHNIMPLISDPAHGTYFGLHGQRGPTPQELKALQDQCAGNMRIMRHCRQCRADAIGLLGEDRSQEFPKAKVMTMPVTYDPEQRRRVQEQVERQRRELAALKAQLTTAPAAPTPKILVAVASKGGGLVNQHFGHAKEFLIYEVDGASVNFVGHRKVAQYCQGGYGEEATMEHILAAIADCQGVLCSKIGACPQEKLRQRGIEPFEDYDAIDVVARKFYSKFLQTQPEVCHALQNAE from the coding sequence CCATCACCACTACGCCCGCATGCATGTGGCAGTGGCCCCCGCCTGTAACATCCAGTGCCACTACTGCAACCGCAAGTACGACTGTGCCAACGAAAGCCGACCAGGGGTGGTCAGCGAAGTCCTCACACCCGAAGAGGCCCTGCGCAAGGTGTTGGTGATCGCCGGGAAAATTCCCCAGTTGACGGTGGTGGGGATTGCCGGGCCAGGGGACCCTTTAGCCAATCCCCAGCAGACCTTTCGCACCTTTGAACTCCTGGCTGAGCACGCGCCCGACCTGAAGCTGTGTCTTTCCACCAACGGTTTGAACTTGCCGGACTACATTGACCGGATCAAGGCCCTGGGTATTGACCACGTGACGGTCACCATCAACGCCATTGACCCGGAGATTGCCGCACAAATCTACCCTTGGATTCGCTGGCAACGCAAGCGTATCTACGGAAAAGAAGCAGTCAAAATCCTGCTAGAGCGGCAAAAAGAAGGGCTGGAGGCTTTACAAAAAGCTGATATTCTCTGCAAGGTGAATTCGGTGATGATTCCGGGGATCAACGACCGGCACTTGCTGGAGGTCAATCAGTTTATCCGGGAGAAGGGGGCCTTTATTCACAACATCATGCCCCTGATTTCCGACCCCGCCCACGGCACCTACTTTGGTCTCCACGGGCAACGGGGACCCACACCCCAGGAACTGAAAGCCCTACAGGACCAATGTGCAGGGAATATGCGCATCATGCGCCACTGTCGCCAGTGCCGGGCTGATGCCATTGGTCTGCTGGGGGAGGACCGCTCCCAGGAGTTTCCCAAGGCCAAAGTGATGACCATGCCGGTGACCTATGACCCTGAGCAACGCCGCCGGGTGCAGGAGCAGGTCGAACGCCAGCGCCGGGAATTGGCTGCCCTGAAAGCCCAACTGACGACTGCTCCCGCAGCCCCCACCCCCAAAATCTTGGTGGCCGTGGCCAGCAAAGGCGGCGGTTTGGTCAATCAACACTTTGGTCACGCCAAGGAATTTCTCATCTACGAGGTGGACGGGGCCAGTGTCAATTTCGTTGGCCATCGCAAGGTGGCCCAGTACTGCCAGGGGGGCTACGGCGAGGAGGCCACCATGGAACACATCCTGGCGGCGATTGCCGATTGTCAAGGGGTGCTCTGTAGCAAGATTGGCGCCTGCCCCCAAGAAAAACTGCGCCAGCGGGGCATCGAACCCTTTGAGGATTACGACGCGATTGACGTCGTGGCCCGCAAGTTCTACAGCAAATTTCTGCAAACCCAACCGGAGGTGTGCCATGCCTTACAAAACGCCGAATGA